A stretch of Longimicrobium terrae DNA encodes these proteins:
- a CDS encoding glycoside hydrolase family 16 protein has translation MNDRGFDDDFGGVTGGDALDAARWRLDTHPLGSGSVRADNVRTGDGGVSLVLAPGARDGGELRSAERFGYGTYSARMRTPLAPGSISALFLYQGGSDESDELDIEIPNDGGRTVMFTTWVAGVQTHTATLPLAFDPAADHHEYRIEWRPGEVRFAVDGEEMQRWTDGVPHQPMYVMANAWWPRWMTRPVLHEPRALVIRRIRAES, from the coding sequence ATGAATGATCGCGGGTTCGACGACGATTTCGGCGGGGTGACGGGCGGCGATGCGCTGGATGCGGCACGCTGGAGGCTGGACACGCACCCGCTGGGCAGTGGCTCGGTGCGGGCGGACAACGTGCGGACCGGCGACGGCGGGGTGTCGCTCGTCCTCGCACCGGGCGCGCGTGACGGCGGGGAACTTCGGTCGGCGGAGCGCTTCGGGTATGGCACTTACAGCGCACGGATGCGGACACCGCTGGCACCCGGCTCCATCTCCGCCCTCTTTCTCTACCAGGGCGGCAGCGACGAGTCGGACGAGCTGGACATCGAGATCCCCAACGACGGCGGCCGGACGGTGATGTTCACCACTTGGGTGGCCGGCGTCCAGACGCACACCGCCACGCTGCCGCTTGCCTTCGATCCCGCCGCGGACCATCACGAGTACCGCATCGAGTGGCGCCCCGGCGAGGTGCGCTTCGCCGTAGATGGCGAGGAGATGCAGCGGTGGACGGACGGCGTTCCGCATCAGCCGATGTACGTGATGGCGAACGCGTGGTGGCCCCGGTGGATGACGCGCCCCGTGCTCCACGAGCCGCGGGCGCTCGTGATCCGCCGCATCCGCGCGGAGTCCTGA
- a CDS encoding GntR family transcriptional regulator: MQISINTADPRPIYVQIMDEVRRAIVLGSLRPEDPLPSVRHLSSDLRVNPNTVAQAYRELERAGTVYVRRGQGTFVAQTGAGEAERRDMVRGVAERALVEAHRSGVSAQELIEAIREAAASRELPTLAGQS; this comes from the coding sequence GTGCAGATCTCCATCAACACGGCCGATCCCCGGCCGATCTACGTTCAGATCATGGACGAAGTGCGGCGCGCCATCGTTCTGGGATCGCTGCGGCCCGAAGATCCGCTTCCCTCCGTCCGCCACCTTTCCTCCGATCTCCGCGTGAACCCGAACACCGTCGCGCAGGCCTACCGCGAACTGGAGCGGGCGGGCACCGTCTACGTGCGCCGGGGCCAGGGCACCTTTGTGGCCCAGACCGGCGCGGGAGAGGCCGAACGCCGCGACATGGTGCGCGGCGTGGCGGAAAGGGCGCTGGTAGAGGCGCACCGCAGCGGCGTCAGCGCCCAAGAACTGATCGAGGCCATCCGCGAAGCAGCGGCATCGCGCGAACTTCCCACCCTGGCAGGCCAGTCATGA
- a CDS encoding ABC transporter ATP-binding protein: MSTPLPTRLDGVPLAVRTQNLTKRFGRQTALDDVSLQVPEGAVYVLIGPNGAGKSTTLKVLLDLVRADSGTAEVCGVDPRTRGPEARAQTGYVPERLDWGYGWMRVGRLLEHHAAYFPAWDREYAARLGRIFGIEPERRMGTLSKGQSRRVHLIMALAHRPPVLVLDEPTDGLDPVMLDEALGLLAEHVADTPTTVLVSTHQVHDVERLADHVGVMRDGRLVLQAPRDVLHRDLRRYRAEVPEGWAGAPELNGAVLRRGALGREIQWTIWGGERDVAQRLARAGAVVRDAAPLTLQEAAITLLSRKDQP, from the coding sequence ATGAGCACTCCCCTTCCCACCCGCCTGGACGGCGTGCCGCTGGCCGTCCGTACGCAGAACCTGACCAAGCGGTTCGGGCGCCAGACCGCGCTGGACGACGTGAGCCTGCAGGTGCCCGAGGGCGCCGTGTACGTGCTCATTGGCCCCAACGGCGCGGGAAAGAGCACCACCCTGAAGGTGCTGCTGGACCTGGTGCGCGCGGACAGCGGCACGGCGGAGGTGTGCGGCGTGGACCCGCGCACCCGCGGCCCGGAGGCGCGCGCGCAGACCGGCTACGTCCCCGAGCGCCTGGACTGGGGATACGGCTGGATGCGCGTGGGCCGGCTGCTGGAGCACCACGCCGCCTACTTTCCCGCCTGGGACCGCGAGTACGCCGCGCGGCTGGGGCGGATCTTCGGGATCGAGCCGGAGCGGAGGATGGGCACGCTCTCCAAGGGCCAGAGCCGGCGCGTGCACCTGATCATGGCGCTGGCCCACCGGCCGCCCGTGCTGGTTCTGGACGAGCCCACGGACGGGCTGGATCCCGTGATGCTGGATGAAGCGCTGGGGCTGCTGGCCGAGCACGTGGCGGACACACCGACCACCGTCCTCGTTTCCACCCACCAGGTGCACGACGTGGAGCGCCTGGCCGACCACGTGGGGGTGATGCGCGACGGCCGGCTGGTGCTTCAGGCCCCGCGCGACGTGCTGCACCGCGACCTGCGCCGCTACCGCGCCGAAGTGCCGGAGGGCTGGGCGGGCGCGCCGGAGCTGAACGGGGCCGTGCTGCGCCGCGGTGCACTCGGGCGCGAGATCCAGTGGACCATCTGGGGCGGGGAGCGCGACGTCGCGCAGCGGCTGGCACGCGCGGGCGCCGTGGTGCGCGACGCCGCCCCGCTCACCCTGCAGGAAGCCGCCATCACCCTTCTCAGCCGCAAGGACCAGCCATGA
- a CDS encoding HD domain-containing protein: MDSSTPAVRAPVGPLEAEAAAFAAAACAGQMRSGRRSIPVTAHFEEVAALMALAGASDSERAAGRLHDVVEDSSVTLAEIRERFGPEVAAIVDGMTDPPEFAGMPLLERKTLQAERIRSKPDAVKRGKIADQTSNLRSLAVDPPTGWPPEKCRAYAEGALRIVSACRGASPVLEALFDEAHAEVARVHGPFRPADNVQ, from the coding sequence ATGGATTCTTCCACACCCGCCGTCCGCGCCCCGGTCGGCCCGCTCGAGGCTGAGGCCGCGGCGTTTGCAGCCGCTGCGTGCGCCGGCCAGATGCGGTCCGGCCGCCGCTCCATCCCTGTGACTGCGCACTTCGAGGAAGTCGCCGCGCTGATGGCGCTCGCCGGTGCCTCCGACAGCGAGCGCGCGGCCGGGCGGCTGCACGACGTGGTGGAGGATTCCAGCGTGACCCTCGCCGAGATCCGGGAGCGTTTCGGTCCGGAAGTGGCGGCCATCGTCGACGGCATGACGGACCCGCCCGAATTCGCGGGGATGCCGCTGCTGGAGCGCAAAACCCTGCAGGCGGAGCGCATCCGCAGCAAGCCGGACGCAGTCAAGCGGGGCAAGATCGCCGACCAGACCTCGAACCTGCGCTCGCTCGCGGTCGACCCTCCAACCGGCTGGCCACCGGAGAAGTGCCGCGCCTACGCGGAAGGCGCGCTCCGCATCGTGTCCGCCTGCCGCGGCGCCAGCCCCGTGCTCGAAGCGCTGTTCGACGAGGCACACGCCGAGGTGGCGCGCGTTCACGGACCGTTCCGGCCCGCTGACAACGTTCAGTAG
- a CDS encoding single-stranded DNA-binding protein, with protein MARSLNKAMIIGNVGQDPEIRSIPSGARVAQFSVATTRKWNGRDGQAQEKTEWHRIVAWEKLVDIIERYVKKGDRIYVEGEIEYRQYEDKDGVTKFTTEIRAREVLLLGGGRGGDEDGGGYSGGGGGGGRGGYGGGGGGGGYGGGGGGGGGGGGGAPRGGGGGGAAPRSGGGAPAGGGRGGAGGGGSNYDDFQSPPFEDDDDLPF; from the coding sequence GTGGCTCGCAGCCTGAACAAGGCCATGATCATCGGCAACGTGGGGCAGGACCCCGAAATCCGGTCCATCCCCAGCGGTGCCCGAGTGGCGCAGTTTTCGGTCGCCACCACGCGCAAGTGGAACGGCCGGGACGGCCAAGCGCAGGAAAAGACCGAGTGGCACCGCATCGTGGCGTGGGAAAAGCTTGTCGACATCATCGAGCGGTACGTCAAGAAGGGCGACCGCATCTATGTCGAGGGTGAAATCGAGTATCGGCAGTACGAGGACAAGGACGGCGTCACCAAGTTCACGACGGAGATCCGCGCCCGCGAAGTGCTTCTGCTCGGCGGCGGCCGTGGCGGTGACGAGGACGGCGGCGGCTACTCCGGCGGGGGTGGTGGCGGCGGCCGGGGCGGCTACGGCGGTGGTGGAGGTGGCGGCGGCTACGGGGGCGGCGGCGGGGGCGGCGGCGGGGGTGGTGGTGGTGCGCCCCGCGGCGGCGGTGGCGGCGGCGCTGCTCCGCGCTCCGGGGGCGGCGCGCCGGCCGGCGGCGGTCGCGGCGGCGCGGGCGGTGGTGGAAGCAACTACGACGACTTCCAGTCTCCGCCCTTCGAGGACGACGACGATCTGCCGTTCTAG
- the rimI gene encoding ribosomal protein S18-alanine N-acetyltransferase, giving the protein MSTPLAELPGAATAPYGIRPIREADLPRVLEIENQSFSTPWKESTFRGLIKRTDTDVLVAEDERGVLGYAAAWTVIDQAELGNVAVDPIARGTGVGGALVDAVVEHVRARGGREIFLEVRETNHSAQSIYRHRGFAVVGRRRSYYSLPKEDALVMRLQIQSFP; this is encoded by the coding sequence ATGTCCACGCCGCTCGCCGAACTCCCCGGGGCCGCCACGGCGCCGTACGGAATCCGCCCCATTCGCGAAGCCGACCTGCCGCGGGTTCTGGAGATCGAAAACCAGTCGTTTTCCACGCCGTGGAAGGAAAGCACCTTTCGCGGTCTGATCAAGCGCACGGACACCGACGTGCTGGTGGCGGAGGACGAGCGCGGGGTGCTGGGCTACGCGGCGGCGTGGACGGTCATCGACCAGGCGGAACTGGGCAACGTGGCGGTGGACCCCATCGCCCGGGGAACGGGGGTGGGCGGCGCGCTGGTGGACGCGGTGGTGGAGCACGTGCGGGCGCGTGGCGGACGGGAAATCTTTCTGGAAGTACGTGAAACCAACCACTCCGCGCAATCCATTTACCGCCACCGTGGTTTCGCCGTTGTGGGAAGAAGACGTTCGTATTACTCGCTTCCCAAGGAAGACGCGCTTGTTATGCGTCTCCAGATCCAATCATTTCCTTGA
- the tsaB gene encoding tRNA (adenosine(37)-N6)-threonylcarbamoyltransferase complex dimerization subunit type 1 TsaB: MSATDGPLLALDSSTRAAYVALWMDGRIVAEQTVAAASNASSALLPAVDAVLRAAGIAPVQIGAIAVGGGPGSFTGLRIAAATAKGMVHALGVPLFAWSGLMAAAAAQGVPGQTVCALFDARNREVFAGAWRFGEDGAVDEVLPVDALRVDELRTRLGDGPVRFCGEGSVLYADDLRAAFGPDAVLGDDASLAAGLLWLARHAPESGRIADAAAWEPEYVRAAGAERMAAAKTG, encoded by the coding sequence ATGAGCGCGACGGACGGGCCGCTGCTGGCGCTGGACAGTTCCACGCGCGCGGCGTACGTGGCGCTGTGGATGGACGGCCGGATCGTGGCGGAGCAGACGGTGGCCGCGGCGTCCAACGCCTCTTCCGCGCTGCTGCCGGCGGTGGATGCCGTCCTGCGCGCCGCGGGGATCGCGCCGGTGCAGATCGGCGCCATCGCCGTGGGCGGCGGGCCGGGGTCGTTCACCGGGCTGCGGATCGCGGCGGCGACGGCAAAGGGGATGGTGCACGCCCTCGGCGTGCCGCTCTTCGCCTGGTCCGGGCTGATGGCGGCCGCGGCGGCGCAGGGAGTGCCCGGCCAGACAGTCTGCGCGCTGTTCGACGCGCGCAACCGCGAGGTGTTCGCGGGTGCCTGGCGCTTCGGCGAGGACGGCGCGGTGGACGAGGTGCTGCCGGTGGACGCGCTGCGGGTGGATGAACTGCGTACGCGGCTGGGCGACGGTCCCGTCCGCTTCTGCGGCGAGGGCTCCGTGCTGTACGCGGACGACCTGCGCGCGGCGTTCGGCCCGGACGCGGTGCTGGGGGACGACGCGTCGCTGGCCGCGGGGCTGCTCTGGCTCGCGCGGCACGCGCCCGAGAGCGGCCGCATCGCGGACGCGGCGGCGTGGGAGCCGGAGTACGTGCGCGCGGCGGGCGCCGAGCGCATGGCGGCCGCAAAGACGGGCTGA
- the tsaE gene encoding tRNA (adenosine(37)-N6)-threonylcarbamoyltransferase complex ATPase subunit type 1 TsaE, whose protein sequence is MTDSMRAVLSEQALQSWGGRIGAEARTPLVLCLRGDLGAGKSTLARAIAHGAGVEGDVPSPTYNLLFRYDLPAGGVLWHLDLYRLEDEEEVWELGWAELGGAGDLVLIEWPERAERLLPPIRWEIELTEEADPAVRAVAARAVGDPPPLPPMEDR, encoded by the coding sequence GTGACGGATTCCATGCGGGCGGTGCTGTCGGAGCAGGCTCTCCAGTCGTGGGGCGGGCGGATCGGCGCGGAGGCGCGCACCCCGCTCGTCCTCTGCCTGCGCGGGGATCTGGGGGCGGGAAAGAGCACGCTGGCCCGCGCCATCGCGCACGGAGCCGGGGTGGAGGGCGACGTGCCTTCGCCCACCTACAACCTGCTGTTCCGCTATGACCTTCCCGCCGGCGGGGTGCTCTGGCACCTGGACCTGTACCGGCTGGAAGACGAGGAAGAAGTGTGGGAACTGGGATGGGCGGAGCTGGGCGGAGCGGGGGACCTGGTGCTGATCGAGTGGCCGGAGCGCGCGGAGCGGCTTCTGCCTCCCATCCGCTGGGAGATCGAGTTGACGGAGGAGGCCGATCCCGCCGTCCGCGCCGTCGCCGCGCGCGCCGTGGGTGACCCGCCGCCGCTGCCGCCGATGGAGGACCGATGA
- the uvrB gene encoding excinuclease ABC subunit UvrB — MPFELVSPFSPAGDQPKAITELSAGLRRGDKYQTLLGATGTGKTLSIAHVIAEHGKPALVMSHNKTLAAQLYGEIKNFFPKNAVEYFISYYDYYQPEAYVPSTDTYIEKDSSINEDIERLRLRATSSLMEREDVIIVSSVSCIYGLGDPQEYRSQMLVLSVGQEISRKRILEGLVAIQYKRNDAAFERGNFRVRGDTVEVYPAYEEQGVRIELWGDDIERISRFDPLTGDTIQTMDRAAIYPATHFVTARPKLEKAVDRIRRELDGRLKEMLGQGKLLEAQRLESRTNFDIEMMLEIGTCSGIENYSRHIAGRNEGDRPACLFDYFPEDFLVVVDESHVSVPQIGGMFNGDRARKLTLVDHGFRLPSALDNRPLRFEEWEELVPKAIFVSATPGEYELGRSGGVVVEQIIRPTGLVDPVVIIRPVKGQVDDLLHEIRDRAGKNERVLVTTLTKRMSEDLTDFLQQAGVRVRYLHSDIQTLERVEILRDLRLGKFDVLIGINLLREGLDLPEVSLVAILDADKEGFLRSSSSLIQTVGRAARNSEGTAILYADRITGSMKRMMEETERRRELQVKYNTDHGIIPQTILKSVDEIESSTRVADARTPKVEADKRTGADRLREASVDFGTRTPEEMLKEIENQMRDAAAQLDFERAAVLRDQYLELKAEMDGAKPAQRRSVSGAR, encoded by the coding sequence ATGCCGTTTGAACTGGTTTCTCCCTTTTCCCCCGCGGGCGACCAGCCCAAGGCCATCACCGAGCTGTCGGCGGGGCTGCGGCGCGGGGACAAGTACCAGACGCTGCTGGGCGCCACCGGCACGGGCAAGACGCTGTCGATCGCGCACGTGATCGCGGAGCACGGCAAGCCCGCGCTGGTGATGAGCCACAACAAGACGCTGGCCGCGCAGCTGTACGGAGAAATCAAGAACTTCTTTCCGAAGAACGCGGTCGAGTACTTCATCAGCTACTACGACTACTACCAGCCCGAGGCGTACGTCCCCAGCACGGACACGTACATCGAAAAGGACAGCTCCATCAACGAGGACATCGAGCGGCTGCGGCTGCGCGCCACCTCGTCGCTGATGGAGCGCGAAGACGTCATCATCGTCTCCTCCGTTTCGTGCATCTACGGCCTGGGCGACCCGCAGGAGTACCGGTCGCAGATGCTGGTGCTGTCCGTGGGGCAGGAGATCAGCCGCAAGCGGATCCTGGAGGGGCTGGTGGCCATCCAGTACAAGCGCAACGACGCCGCCTTTGAGCGCGGCAACTTCCGCGTGCGCGGCGACACGGTGGAGGTGTATCCCGCGTACGAGGAGCAGGGCGTGCGCATCGAGCTGTGGGGCGACGACATCGAGCGAATTTCGCGCTTCGATCCGCTCACCGGCGACACCATTCAGACCATGGACCGCGCCGCCATCTACCCGGCGACGCACTTCGTCACCGCGCGGCCCAAGCTGGAAAAGGCGGTGGACCGCATTCGCCGCGAGCTGGACGGGCGGCTCAAGGAAATGCTGGGGCAGGGCAAGCTGCTGGAGGCGCAGCGGCTGGAAAGCCGCACCAACTTCGACATCGAGATGATGCTGGAGATCGGCACCTGCTCCGGCATCGAGAACTATTCCCGCCACATCGCGGGGCGCAACGAGGGCGACCGGCCCGCCTGCCTGTTCGACTACTTTCCGGAAGACTTTCTGGTCGTGGTGGACGAAAGCCACGTGAGCGTGCCGCAGATCGGCGGGATGTTCAACGGCGACCGGGCGCGCAAGCTCACCCTGGTGGACCACGGCTTCCGCCTGCCCTCGGCGCTGGACAACCGCCCGCTTCGCTTTGAGGAGTGGGAGGAGCTGGTTCCCAAGGCGATCTTCGTGTCCGCCACGCCGGGCGAGTACGAGCTGGGGCGCAGCGGCGGGGTCGTGGTGGAGCAGATCATCCGCCCCACGGGGCTGGTGGACCCGGTGGTGATCATCCGCCCGGTGAAGGGGCAGGTGGACGACCTGCTGCACGAGATCCGCGATCGCGCCGGCAAGAACGAGCGGGTGCTGGTGACCACGCTCACCAAGCGGATGTCGGAAGACCTGACGGACTTTCTGCAGCAGGCCGGGGTGCGCGTGCGCTACCTGCACAGCGACATCCAGACGCTGGAGCGGGTGGAGATCCTGCGCGACCTGCGCCTGGGCAAGTTCGACGTGCTGATCGGCATCAACCTGCTGCGCGAAGGGCTGGACCTGCCGGAGGTGTCGCTGGTGGCGATCCTGGACGCGGACAAGGAAGGCTTCCTCCGCAGCAGCAGCTCGCTCATCCAGACGGTGGGGCGCGCGGCGCGCAACTCCGAGGGGACGGCGATTCTGTACGCGGACCGCATCACCGGCAGCATGAAGCGGATGATGGAGGAGACGGAGCGCCGCCGCGAGCTGCAGGTCAAGTACAACACGGACCACGGCATCATCCCCCAGACGATTCTGAAGTCGGTGGACGAGATCGAGTCCAGCACGCGGGTGGCGGACGCGCGCACGCCCAAGGTGGAGGCGGACAAGCGCACCGGCGCGGACCGCCTGCGCGAGGCGTCGGTGGACTTCGGCACGCGCACGCCGGAGGAGATGCTCAAGGAGATCGAGAACCAGATGCGCGACGCGGCCGCCCAGCTGGACTTTGAGCGCGCGGCGGTGCTGCGCGACCAGTACCTGGAACTCAAGGCGGAGATGGACGGCGCCAAGCCCGCGCAGCGCCGCTCCGTTTCGGGCGCGCGGTGA
- a CDS encoding RelA/SpoT family protein, giving the protein MASPAPLLPAAEQALEHARGTLPPELFSAVEPYADRLDLDLISRAYEFSSVAHAGQKRHSGEDYIVHCIEVARILADLHLDSATIAGGLIHDVVEDTSATLDDVRAAFGPEVATVVDGLTKIAKVQFRTSTEQQVENFRKLLLSMAQDARVILIKLADRLHNMRTLDYLREEKQHRIALETRDIYAPLAHRLGVAALKWELEDLCFKYLEPEPYRELARKVSEKRREREEWIENLRAPLSAELQESGINCDVTGRPKHLWSIYRKMVHREKNYDEIYDLMAVRVIVDTIADCYHALGVIHNRWTPLTERFHDYIATPKSNMYQSLHTTIFGPGGRLYEIQIRTRDMHRTAEYGIAAHWKYKDRDGGPRGDDVDETLTWFRQVLEWQQETREPEEFMEFLRIDLFQDEIFVFTPMGDVKQLPKGATPIDFAFAVHTEVGLHCAGARVNGRITPITRELKNGDQVEVMTDAKQRPSRDWLAFVKTARARNKIRQWIKEEEFGDSVRLGREFIEREIRKARRDKVSDDRFSVAARTLDQPDADHLFAALGRGDLGPSAVMRALWPETAEEQQKAPSAFERLVSRVRREPNAAVRIQGMSNLMVRYSQCCQPVPGDKVVGYVTRGRGVSIHRIDCPNILQLQGHPERRVEIDWDGDGTDRFLVRLAMEGSDRRGLFADIASAISATNTNIKSADINADQHGMRGDFVVEVENLAHLNRVLNAIKKVKGVVRVERREQPELEAAEN; this is encoded by the coding sequence ATGGCGTCGCCGGCCCCCCTGCTCCCCGCCGCCGAACAGGCGCTGGAGCACGCCCGCGGCACCCTTCCGCCGGAGCTGTTTTCGGCGGTGGAGCCGTACGCCGACCGGCTGGACCTGGACCTGATCTCGCGCGCGTACGAGTTCAGTTCGGTCGCGCACGCCGGGCAGAAGCGCCACTCGGGCGAGGACTACATCGTCCACTGCATCGAGGTGGCGCGCATTCTGGCGGACCTGCACCTGGACTCGGCCACCATCGCGGGCGGGCTGATTCACGACGTGGTGGAGGACACCTCCGCCACGCTGGACGACGTGCGCGCCGCGTTCGGCCCCGAGGTGGCCACGGTGGTGGACGGGCTCACCAAGATCGCCAAGGTGCAGTTCCGCACCAGCACCGAGCAGCAGGTGGAGAACTTCCGCAAGCTGCTGCTGAGCATGGCGCAGGACGCCCGGGTGATCCTGATCAAGCTGGCGGACCGCCTGCACAACATGCGGACGCTGGACTACCTGCGGGAGGAGAAGCAGCACCGCATCGCGCTGGAAACGCGCGACATCTACGCCCCGCTTGCCCACCGCCTGGGGGTGGCCGCGCTCAAGTGGGAGCTGGAGGATCTGTGCTTCAAGTACCTGGAGCCGGAGCCCTACCGAGAGCTGGCCCGCAAGGTTTCGGAAAAGCGCCGCGAGCGCGAGGAGTGGATCGAGAACCTGCGCGCGCCGCTGAGCGCGGAGCTGCAGGAATCGGGAATCAACTGCGACGTCACCGGCCGCCCCAAGCACCTGTGGTCCATCTACCGCAAGATGGTTCACCGGGAAAAGAACTACGACGAGATCTACGACCTGATGGCGGTGCGGGTGATCGTGGACACGATCGCCGACTGCTACCACGCGCTGGGCGTGATTCACAATCGCTGGACGCCGCTGACGGAGCGGTTTCACGATTACATCGCGACGCCCAAGAGCAACATGTACCAGTCGCTGCACACCACCATCTTCGGGCCGGGTGGGCGGCTGTACGAAATCCAGATCCGCACGCGCGACATGCACCGCACCGCCGAGTACGGCATCGCGGCGCACTGGAAGTACAAGGATCGCGACGGCGGGCCGCGCGGCGACGACGTCGACGAAACGCTGACCTGGTTTCGCCAGGTGCTGGAGTGGCAGCAGGAAACGCGCGAGCCGGAGGAATTCATGGAATTCCTGCGGATCGACCTGTTCCAGGACGAGATCTTCGTCTTTACCCCCATGGGCGACGTCAAGCAGCTGCCCAAGGGGGCCACGCCCATCGACTTCGCCTTCGCGGTGCACACCGAGGTGGGGCTGCACTGCGCGGGCGCGCGGGTCAACGGCCGCATCACCCCCATTACCCGGGAGCTCAAGAACGGCGACCAGGTAGAGGTGATGACGGATGCCAAGCAGCGCCCGTCGCGCGACTGGCTGGCGTTCGTCAAGACGGCGCGGGCGCGCAACAAGATCCGCCAGTGGATCAAGGAAGAGGAGTTCGGCGACTCGGTTCGGCTGGGGCGCGAGTTCATTGAGCGGGAGATCCGCAAGGCGCGGCGCGACAAGGTGTCGGACGATCGCTTTTCCGTTGCCGCGCGCACGCTGGACCAGCCGGACGCCGACCACCTGTTCGCCGCGCTGGGCCGGGGCGACCTGGGCCCCAGCGCCGTCATGCGCGCGCTGTGGCCGGAAACGGCGGAGGAGCAGCAGAAGGCGCCCAGCGCGTTCGAGCGACTGGTGTCGCGCGTGCGGCGCGAGCCCAACGCGGCGGTGCGCATTCAGGGGATGAGCAACCTGATGGTGCGCTACTCCCAGTGCTGCCAGCCCGTGCCCGGCGACAAGGTGGTGGGGTACGTGACGCGCGGACGGGGCGTGAGCATTCACCGCATCGACTGCCCCAACATCCTGCAGCTGCAGGGGCATCCGGAGCGGCGGGTGGAAATCGACTGGGACGGCGACGGAACGGACCGCTTCCTGGTCCGCCTGGCCATGGAGGGAAGCGACCGGCGCGGGCTGTTCGCCGACATCGCGTCCGCCATCAGCGCGACCAACACCAACATCAAGAGCGCCGACATCAACGCCGACCAGCACGGAATGCGCGGCGACTTCGTGGTGGAGGTGGAGAACCTGGCGCACCTGAACCGCGTGCTGAACGCCATCAAGAAGGTAAAGGGCGTGGTGCGCGTGGAGCGGCGCGAGCAGCCGGAGCTGGAAGCGGCGGAGAACTGA
- the radC gene encoding RadC family protein — protein MSPRPCPPPRFSPYAIKKWPNQERPRERMLELGPRALSARELLALIIETGSAAGGGRPARSAMDLAGALLTAFAAPSGDESLRRIVAAPLSALCEVAGIGPAKAAKVKAALELGRRVSEEALPDRERLRTARDVYERMRLVMRDLHQEELHVLLLNPVNDLLRDVVVARGTVDGVQIHPRDVFRPALAESAAKVVLVHNHPTGVPTPSPEDREITRRVVGAGRTMGIPLQDHIIVGEASYFSFTEEGLLALL, from the coding sequence ATGAGCCCGCGTCCCTGCCCGCCGCCCCGCTTCAGCCCGTACGCCATCAAGAAGTGGCCCAACCAGGAACGGCCCCGCGAGCGCATGCTGGAGCTGGGTCCCCGCGCGCTGTCCGCCCGCGAGCTGCTGGCGCTCATCATCGAGACGGGGTCTGCGGCGGGGGGCGGGCGGCCGGCGCGCTCGGCCATGGACCTGGCGGGGGCGCTGCTCACCGCCTTTGCCGCCCCCTCCGGCGACGAATCGCTGCGCCGCATTGTCGCGGCGCCGCTCTCCGCGCTGTGCGAGGTGGCCGGCATCGGCCCGGCCAAGGCGGCCAAGGTCAAGGCCGCGCTGGAGCTGGGGCGCCGCGTGTCGGAAGAAGCGCTCCCCGACCGTGAGCGGCTGCGCACCGCCCGCGACGTGTACGAGCGCATGCGGCTGGTGATGCGCGACCTGCACCAGGAGGAGCTGCACGTGCTGCTGCTGAACCCCGTCAACGACCTGCTGCGCGACGTGGTGGTGGCGCGCGGCACCGTGGACGGGGTGCAGATCCACCCCCGCGACGTGTTTCGCCCCGCGCTGGCCGAAAGCGCGGCCAAGGTGGTGCTGGTGCACAACCATCCCACCGGCGTGCCCACCCCGTCCCCCGAAGACCGCGAAATCACCCGGCGGGTGGTGGGCGCGGGGCGCACCATGGGCATCCCCCTGCAGGACCACATCATCGTGGGGGAGGCCAGCTACTTCTCGTTCACCGAAGAGGGGCTGCTGGCGCTGCTGTAG